GTCGCACGACCTGGCAGCGATGGCGGCCGCGATCGGTGCCTCGACGCGGGTGGTGATCGTCTGCAACCCCAACAACCCCACCGGCACGGTCGTGTCGTGGTCCGCCCTGTCGGACTTCCTCGACTCCGTGCCCCCCGACGTGCTGGTGGTGCTGGACGAGGCATACACGGAGTACGACGCCCGCTCCCGGCCCGCGTCGATGTCCGTGCCCGAGCTGGCTCGGCGGGGGAACGTGGTCGTGCTGCGCACCTTCTCCAAGGCCCACGGCCTCGCCGGCCTGCGGGCGGGCTACCTGGTCTCGTCTGCGGAGGTCGCGGGCGCGGTGCGCTCGGTCCTCCCACCCTTCCCCGTCTCGTCGGTGGCCGTCGCCGCCGCCCTGGCCTCCCTCGCCCATCCGTCGGTCCTCGCCGCCCGGGTGGCGTCGACCCGGGAGGAGCGGACGCGGGTGGCCGCGTTGCTCGGCGGGCGCGGCATCGTCGTACCGGAGGCGGAGGGGAACTTCGTCTGGCTCCCGCTCGGGCCCCGGTCGGCGGAGTTCGCCGACCTGTGCCGCGCGCACGGGCTGCTGGTGCGGCCCTTCGCCGGCGAAGGCGTCCGGATCACCGTCGGTGACCCGGACCTGCGGGCGGTGCTCGCAGAGGTGCTCGCCGCCTGGGAGTGAGGGCCCCCGGGAGGCGAGGGTGAGTGGCGGGGATCGGGCGGGCACGTCCGGTCCCCGCCGGTCGTGTTCCTGTGCTGGCCCCTTCGGGGCGGGTGCGGGCGGCCGCCGTCAGCCGGCCGTGCGGATCGTCAGGTACGCAGCGCGCAGTGGGCGCCGCGCCGACCGCACGTACAGCACCACGCCGATGACGCCGAGCAACAGTATGCGCACCACCCAGCGGGCCTTGCTCAGGTCGGCGACCTCCCACGTCGCGCTGGGCCAGCTGAGCACATCGATGAGTGCCCACGCCCACAGTCCCGCCAGAGCCAGGACGACGACGATCACGGGGAGCACGTCGCGGAGCCTAGTCGCGATACGCCGTCGGTGGTCGGCGATGGGTTGCGCTCGGCTCGTCGCTTCCTGGGCCCCAGGCGGCGGTGGGCAGCTGAGCGGACCGGCCGCAGTAACACGCCGTCCACCTGACTGGGTGCCACTTCTCCGCAGAAGTCGGCCTCAAATGAGGCTGATTCTGCTGACCACCGCCGTGTAGTCGGGTGGACGGCGTGTTACATGCTCAGGCGAGCAGCTTCCCCGGGTTCATGATCCCGAGCGGGTCGAAGGCCGCCTTGACCGCGCGGTGCAGCTCCATGGACGCCGAGCCGACCTGTCGCTCGAGCCAGGCGGCCTTGAGCACGCCGACGCCGTGCTCGCCGGTGATGGTGCCGTCGAGCTCGAGGGCGGCCGCGAAGACCTCGTCGGCCGCGGCAGCCACGGCGTCGGGGATCCCGACGGCCCCATGGTCGAAGACGAAGGTCGGGTGGAGGTTGCCGTCGCCGGCGTGGGCGACGGTCAGCACGGTCACGCCGTGACGGGCGGCGGCGTCGTCGATGCGGCGGATCATCTCGGGCAGCCGGGAGACGGGTACGCCGACGTCCTCGACCAGGCACTGGCCGAGCTGCTCGGCGGCGGGATAGGCGAGGCGGCGGATGGCGAGGAGCTCGTCGGACTCCTTCGGGTCGGTCGACACGGCGGGCTCGTCGACGGCGCCTGCCTCCTCGCACAGCGCGGCGACCGCAGCAGCGTCAGAGTCGAAGCGTCCGTCCACCTGCACGACGAGCATCGCCTCGATGCCGGCCAGCCCCATCCGCTTCCAGGAGTCGATGGCGCGCAGCGTGGTGCCGTCGAGCAGCTCGAGCAGCGACACCTCCGGCCCGGACGCCACGATGCGCGCCACCGCGACCCCGGCGGCCTCGAGCGAGTCGAACGCCGCGACCACCGTCGTGGGCGGTACGACGGGCCGTCGCGTCAGCCGCACGGTGGCGGCCGTGATCACGCCGAGCGTGCCCTCCGAGCCGACCAGCAGCCCGGTGAGGTCGTAGCCGGCGACGTCCTTGGTGGTGCGGGTGCCGGTCGAGACCACGCGGCCGTCGGCGAGGACGACCTCGAGGCCGAGGACCGACTGGCGGGTGACGCCGTACTTCACGCAGCGCAGGCCGCCCGCATTCGTCGCGACATTGCCGCCGACGGTGGAGATCTCCCAGCTCGACGGGTCGGGCGCGAACATCAGCCCGTGCTCGGCCGCCGCCCGGTCGAGGTCCGCGTTGACGACGCCCGCCTCGACGACGGCCACCCGGTCCAGGGGATCCAGCGACCTGATCGCGGTGAGCGCCTCGG
The genomic region above belongs to Nocardioides sp. QY071 and contains:
- a CDS encoding histidinol-phosphate transaminase, which gives rise to MSVARVDRVARVGPSARPDLAGLAAYSSVAPGPVPVRVRASSNEAPGGLTGPVLDAALAAVSGATRYPLIGGADLAAALAGSLGVSDSSVAVADGALPLLDRLLLAYLRPGDEVVMAWRSYEAYPLSVQVAGGRSVPVPLRPDGSHDLAAMAAAIGASTRVVIVCNPNNPTGTVVSWSALSDFLDSVPPDVLVVLDEAYTEYDARSRPASMSVPELARRGNVVVLRTFSKAHGLAGLRAGYLVSSAEVAGAVRSVLPPFPVSSVAVAAALASLAHPSVLAARVASTREERTRVAALLGGRGIVVPEAEGNFVWLPLGPRSAEFADLCRAHGLLVRPFAGEGVRITVGDPDLRAVLAEVLAAWE
- a CDS encoding PLDc N-terminal domain-containing protein, whose product is MLPVIVVVLALAGLWAWALIDVLSWPSATWEVADLSKARWVVRILLLGVIGVVLYVRSARRPLRAAYLTIRTAG
- a CDS encoding FAD-linked oxidase C-terminal domain-containing protein, with the protein product MTTSVSTSGFVTDLLAGLGERCRVITDGDLLASYRQDMATVVPGGLPCAVVLPRTTAEVAAALRLASSHRVPVVPRGAGTSLAGGASAVEGCLVLSTEALTAIRSLDPLDRVAVVEAGVVNADLDRAAAEHGLMFAPDPSSWEISTVGGNVATNAGGLRCVKYGVTRQSVLGLEVVLADGRVVSTGTRTTKDVAGYDLTGLLVGSEGTLGVITAATVRLTRRPVVPPTTVVAAFDSLEAAGVAVARIVASGPEVSLLELLDGTTLRAIDSWKRMGLAGIEAMLVVQVDGRFDSDAAAVAALCEEAGAVDEPAVSTDPKESDELLAIRRLAYPAAEQLGQCLVEDVGVPVSRLPEMIRRIDDAAARHGVTVLTVAHAGDGNLHPTFVFDHGAVGIPDAVAAAADEVFAAALELDGTITGEHGVGVLKAAWLERQVGSASMELHRAVKAAFDPLGIMNPGKLLA